The Pedobacter cryoconitis genome has a window encoding:
- a CDS encoding ABC transporter ATP-binding protein, whose product MNNKILEILNVKREFTMGTEIVRALKGVSFEVNAGEFVTIMGSSGSGKTTLLNMLGCLDKPTDGIYMLDKVNVKELSRDELAKLRNTKIGFVFQAYNLLPRTTALENVELPLLYNPAIGSKERKERAIAALQAVKLDGRFDHTPNQLSGGQQQRVAIARALVNEPVMILADEATGNLDTRTSYEIMALMQDLNQNGKTIVFVTHEPDIAGFSSRTIMLRDGKVQKDSMNTNHRSAKDALAALPAADDY is encoded by the coding sequence ATGAACAACAAAATTCTGGAAATCCTGAATGTAAAACGTGAGTTTACCATGGGTACTGAAATTGTCAGAGCATTGAAGGGAGTATCATTTGAGGTGAATGCGGGAGAATTTGTAACCATTATGGGAAGCAGCGGTTCAGGAAAAACGACGTTATTAAACATGCTTGGATGTCTGGATAAACCTACAGACGGGATTTATATGCTCGACAAGGTCAATGTAAAAGAGCTTTCCAGAGATGAACTGGCCAAACTAAGGAATACTAAAATTGGTTTCGTTTTTCAGGCTTATAATTTACTGCCACGGACTACGGCATTGGAAAATGTAGAATTACCATTGCTTTATAATCCTGCCATAGGGTCGAAAGAGAGAAAAGAGAGGGCTATTGCAGCTTTACAGGCGGTAAAACTGGATGGACGATTTGACCATACGCCAAATCAATTGTCTGGTGGCCAGCAGCAGCGTGTAGCTATTGCAAGGGCTTTGGTCAATGAACCGGTGATGATCCTTGCAGATGAGGCTACTGGTAACCTGGACACGCGCACATCTTATGAGATTATGGCGCTGATGCAGGACCTGAATCAGAATGGGAAAACAATTGTATTCGTTACGCACGAGCCTGATATTGCAGGTTTCAGCAGCAGAACGATCATGCTTAGAGACGGAAAAGTTCAAAAAGATTCAATGAATACGAACCATCGTTCTGCGAAAGACGCTTTAGCTGCGTTGCCCGCAGCGGATGATTATTAA
- a CDS encoding TolC family protein: MSQLTIKSLLFLFLGFSCIKGFGQDTTTKDIPVIWDLATCLDYAKQNNIQLKTLRLTTESAKQDELQSKSALLPNLSGSASQSFNHYNLNTNGSTSAINYAGAYGLASSWTLYKGGYLKTDIKQKDLAVQSANFTVLSTENDITLAITQAYLSILLDKESIVYNQDLVKTSTAQLGQTQHLFDVGTAAKKDVAQFQAQLAGDHYNLITAQNAERQDKITLKQLLQLPATHDFDIIKPDTVISDQPLPDLQTVQTYALQNRPEIKNAEIGVRSAALDVDKAKSGYLPTLTLGAGIGTSYANDPTYNAFKQFDNNFYQQGGLTLSVPIFTNRINKTNVAKAKIQAIQSDLALENTKTTLALTTEKAYITAQNSQSQLASAIEQLKYNTEVYRIATQELKIGVFNIVSFYQQRNLYVQAMQSYIQAKYNAALAARIYAFYLGTPIKL; the protein is encoded by the coding sequence ATGTCACAATTAACCATTAAGAGCCTGCTCTTTTTGTTTCTTGGCTTTTCCTGCATTAAAGGGTTCGGCCAGGACACGACAACCAAAGATATTCCAGTGATATGGGATCTGGCTACCTGTCTTGACTATGCAAAGCAAAACAATATTCAACTCAAGACATTAAGACTAACTACAGAGAGCGCCAAGCAGGACGAACTACAGTCGAAATCTGCGCTTTTACCCAACCTGTCCGGGTCAGCATCTCAATCTTTTAACCATTATAACCTGAATACGAATGGCTCAACCAGTGCCATTAATTATGCCGGTGCTTATGGGCTGGCCTCTTCCTGGACATTATATAAAGGAGGCTACCTGAAAACTGATATTAAACAAAAAGATTTAGCTGTCCAGTCCGCAAATTTCACTGTCCTTTCTACCGAGAATGATATTACTTTAGCTATTACGCAAGCCTATTTAAGTATTCTGCTTGATAAGGAAAGTATTGTGTATAATCAGGATCTGGTCAAAACATCTACTGCACAGCTTGGTCAGACACAGCATCTTTTTGATGTAGGTACTGCCGCAAAAAAAGACGTAGCGCAATTCCAGGCACAGCTTGCCGGTGACCATTATAATCTGATCACGGCACAAAATGCAGAGCGTCAGGATAAGATAACTTTAAAACAGTTATTACAACTACCTGCAACACATGATTTTGATATTATAAAACCTGACACTGTAATTTCTGATCAACCCCTCCCGGATTTACAAACGGTGCAGACCTATGCACTACAAAACCGTCCTGAAATCAAAAATGCAGAAATTGGGGTACGCAGCGCAGCGCTTGATGTGGATAAAGCAAAATCAGGTTACTTGCCAACTTTAACTCTGGGAGCTGGAATCGGAACAAGCTATGCAAATGATCCGACCTATAATGCTTTCAAACAATTTGATAATAACTTCTATCAGCAGGGTGGATTGACGCTCTCTGTTCCAATTTTCACGAACAGGATCAACAAGACCAATGTGGCCAAAGCAAAAATACAGGCTATCCAATCTGATCTGGCATTGGAAAATACCAAAACGACCCTGGCGCTCACTACCGAGAAAGCTTATATCACTGCGCAGAACTCTCAAAGCCAATTAGCTTCAGCGATTGAACAATTAAAGTATAACACGGAAGTTTACCGGATAGCCACACAGGAATTGAAGATTGGCGTATTTAATATTGTCTCTTTTTATCAGCAGCGAAATTTATACGTACAGGCTATGCAATCGTATATACAAGCAAAATATAATGCTGCACTTGCTGCAAGAATTTACGCCTTTTACCTGGGAACACCCATTAAATTATAA
- a CDS encoding sensor histidine kinase: MNAVKSRSYITVLLHILLWMLFAFILLFYMPLTWSITVPPQFWIKQSFELLLLIIIFYVNSYIFVPQLLMKNKSFVFLLIIVMAAALSSFLVKSLDDALNLPFLINQAFMKIGIPKLPKSGNKMDIFLIMMTFLVIGISTSVTLIQKWQANKQLQEALEKDRIGSELSFLKAQINPHFFFNTLNNIYALTHVDVEKSRNALHKLSRMMRYLLYDTQAGSTPLSKEVSFIVDYIELMKLRLNDTTKVTFEGPLINNDIQIAPMLFLPYIENAFKHGVSSTSSSVISIELSMEESTLEMKVKNSVFNENAEIADNYGGIGLTNTKRRLDLLYPGKHTFSAGKTEDTNEFIVHLTLILDDTELYSGRR; this comes from the coding sequence ATGAATGCAGTAAAAAGCCGTTCCTATATTACAGTTCTTCTCCATATTTTACTATGGATGCTATTTGCCTTTATCCTGCTTTTTTATATGCCATTAACATGGAGTATTACAGTACCTCCTCAATTCTGGATTAAGCAAAGCTTTGAACTGTTGCTGCTCATTATTATCTTTTATGTCAACAGCTATATCTTTGTTCCGCAATTATTGATGAAAAATAAGTCTTTTGTCTTTTTGCTCATTATAGTTATGGCGGCAGCGCTGAGTAGTTTCCTTGTGAAATCTCTGGATGACGCACTGAATTTGCCATTTCTGATTAATCAGGCATTTATGAAAATTGGTATTCCCAAGCTTCCGAAATCTGGGAACAAGATGGATATTTTTCTGATCATGATGACTTTCTTAGTGATTGGGATCAGTACCAGTGTAACCCTGATACAGAAATGGCAGGCGAACAAACAATTACAGGAAGCACTTGAAAAAGACCGGATAGGATCAGAATTGTCCTTTTTAAAAGCACAGATAAATCCTCACTTCTTCTTTAATACCCTGAATAATATCTACGCATTAACACATGTGGATGTAGAGAAATCACGTAATGCCCTGCATAAATTATCAAGGATGATGCGTTATCTCTTGTATGATACTCAGGCAGGCAGCACTCCACTCAGCAAAGAAGTCTCGTTCATTGTCGATTATATTGAGCTCATGAAGCTTCGTCTCAATGATACGACTAAAGTGACTTTTGAAGGCCCGCTGATTAATAATGATATACAAATTGCACCTATGTTATTTCTGCCTTATATTGAAAATGCTTTCAAGCATGGGGTAAGTTCAACCTCATCTTCGGTGATTTCTATTGAACTGAGTATGGAAGAAAGTACTCTTGAAATGAAAGTAAAGAACTCTGTTTTTAATGAAAATGCGGAGATTGCAGATAATTATGGTGGTATAGGCCTCACCAATACTAAAAGACGCCTTGATTTACTATATCCGGGAAAACATACTTTTTCGGCGGGTAAGACTGAAGATACCAATGAATTTATTGTTCACTTAACCTTGATACTTGATGATACTGAACTGTATAGCGGTAGACGATGA
- a CDS encoding LytR/AlgR family response regulator transcription factor — protein MILNCIAVDDEPLALGLVCSFIEQTPFLRLAGSFSSGVTALTMIHEQEIDLIFLDIQMPDLTGIQLARILDRQPGSNGPRVIFTTAFNNFALEGYKVDALDYLLKPFNYEEFLIAANKGRAYAELVKPGQQSLIASEQEEEYIFLKVEYHLVRVAIKDILYIEGLKDYVKVYLENADKAILTLTSLKVLEQKLSPKIFMRVHRSYIVSLEKVNSVTKNSLNIGSLSITVGEQYKDAFNSYLSRWM, from the coding sequence ATGATACTGAACTGTATAGCGGTAGACGATGAGCCCTTAGCCCTTGGGTTGGTTTGTAGTTTTATTGAACAAACTCCTTTTTTACGTCTCGCAGGCAGTTTCTCCAGTGGAGTAACCGCACTGACTATGATTCATGAACAGGAAATAGATCTGATCTTTCTGGATATACAAATGCCGGATCTGACCGGGATTCAACTGGCCAGGATTCTGGACAGGCAGCCTGGCAGTAATGGCCCCAGGGTAATATTCACGACAGCTTTTAACAACTTTGCACTCGAAGGCTATAAAGTTGATGCGCTTGATTACTTGTTGAAGCCATTTAATTATGAAGAGTTCCTGATTGCTGCTAATAAAGGAAGAGCTTATGCGGAGTTGGTCAAGCCTGGTCAGCAGTCACTTATAGCATCAGAACAGGAAGAAGAATATATCTTTTTAAAGGTTGAATATCATTTGGTCAGAGTGGCTATCAAAGACATTCTGTACATTGAAGGGCTCAAAGATTATGTAAAAGTTTATCTGGAAAACGCAGATAAGGCGATATTGACTTTGACCAGTCTTAAGGTGCTGGAACAAAAGCTCTCTCCTAAAATATTTATGCGTGTTCACCGCTCTTATATCGTCTCTCTTGAAAAGGTAAACTCTGTCACCAAGAATAGTCTGAACATAGGCTCACTGAGTATTACCGTGGGGGAACAGTATAAAGACGCATTCAATTCTTACTTAAGCAGGTGGATGTAA
- a CDS encoding efflux RND transporter periplasmic adaptor subunit has translation MNSKKTRLIIVSVIVLAGLVWYFFLRTKEKPVVLTTETISKGAISTSVTATGTVQPVDTVTVGTQVSGTVSALYADFNSTVKKGQLVAQLDKTLIMATVDQAKAGVAQAQSNQSYQAANFNRQKQLFETGSISKQDYDIALNTYQVAKATVNSAQAQLRAAERNLSFTQIYSPIDGVVLGRSVNIGQTLAASFNTPTIFTIAKDITKMQVQAKVDEADIGNVVVGLRASFTVDAFIDDTFNGTVKEIRLQPSISANVVTYSTLIDAPNDDKKLKPGMTANIVIYTKEVKDASLISVQAIKFNPDSSLKKQYELVPAPEKRHEGKEHGNKKMKPTSDSTSKSETVKVPDSYVWVLQDNKLIQKKIKTGLNDNNHVQVLSGLNDNEVVVTGTESVAAANAAAVKSPFMPQRPGGRKR, from the coding sequence ATGAACTCTAAAAAAACTAGGTTAATTATAGTCTCAGTGATTGTTTTAGCTGGTCTGGTTTGGTACTTCTTTTTAAGGACCAAAGAGAAACCCGTTGTTTTAACAACAGAAACCATCAGTAAAGGTGCAATCTCCACGAGTGTAACGGCTACCGGAACGGTACAGCCGGTCGATACGGTTACTGTAGGTACGCAGGTATCAGGAACGGTATCCGCTTTATATGCAGATTTCAACTCTACCGTAAAAAAAGGACAGCTTGTTGCACAGCTGGATAAAACACTGATCATGGCTACGGTCGATCAGGCTAAAGCGGGTGTAGCACAGGCTCAGAGTAATCAGAGTTATCAGGCAGCTAACTTTAACCGTCAAAAACAGTTGTTTGAAACCGGGTCTATCAGCAAGCAGGATTATGATATCGCTTTGAATACTTACCAGGTGGCCAAGGCAACGGTCAATAGTGCTCAGGCGCAGTTAAGAGCGGCAGAAAGAAATCTTTCGTTTACACAGATCTATTCTCCAATTGATGGTGTTGTGTTGGGCAGAAGTGTAAATATAGGGCAAACACTGGCCGCCAGCTTTAATACGCCCACAATTTTTACCATTGCGAAAGATATCACCAAAATGCAGGTACAGGCCAAAGTGGATGAGGCTGATATAGGTAATGTTGTTGTGGGGCTGAGAGCATCTTTTACTGTGGATGCTTTTATTGATGATACTTTCAATGGTACAGTGAAAGAGATTCGCTTGCAACCATCTATATCAGCGAACGTAGTAACCTATTCTACGCTTATTGATGCACCAAATGATGATAAAAAGCTAAAGCCGGGGATGACGGCGAATATTGTGATCTATACGAAGGAAGTTAAAGATGCGTCGTTAATTTCTGTACAGGCCATCAAGTTCAATCCGGATTCTTCCTTAAAGAAGCAGTACGAGTTGGTACCAGCTCCTGAAAAACGCCATGAGGGCAAAGAACATGGCAATAAGAAGATGAAACCAACCTCAGACAGTACTTCAAAATCTGAAACCGTGAAAGTACCGGATAGTTATGTCTGGGTTTTACAAGACAACAAACTGATTCAGAAAAAGATTAAAACTGGTTTGAATGACAATAACCATGTGCAGGTATTAAGTGGGTTAAATGACAATGAGGTTGTAGTGACCGGAACTGAATCTGTTGCCGCAGCAAATGCCGCAGCAGTTAAGAGTCCGTTTATGCCACAAAGACCGGGAGGAAGAAAACGATGA
- a CDS encoding ABC transporter permease, with protein MKLINLVRLALLALERNKLRALLTMLGIIIGVGSVITMMSIGEGSKESINASLSSMGSNMITITPYSNEPGGARLGGSSFKTLTYKDVEAMKKSAPDIATISPLASSSGQAINGANNWPTNIQGVSPEYLDIRKLVIKDGIVFSAQDVRASAKVCLLGKTVVDNLFPNGEDPIGKVIRFGKIPFQVIGVLVPKGYSNFGQDQDDLIIAPYTTIQKRITSSIYFGSIYASAINEGASDAAVNEINSILRESHRLRQNQDNDFQVRTQAELMTMMNSTSSMMTALLTAVASISLVIGGIGIMNIMYVSVTERTREIGLRMSIGARGIDILLQFLIEAVMISITGGVIGVVIGVSAALIVPKMLNWPTVISEFSIVISFLVCAVTGIFFGYYPALKASRLDPIEALRYE; from the coding sequence ATGAAACTCATTAATCTGGTCAGACTTGCCCTCTTAGCCTTAGAGCGCAATAAATTACGTGCCTTGCTCACTATGCTTGGTATTATCATAGGCGTTGGTTCTGTAATCACCATGATGTCTATTGGGGAAGGTTCAAAAGAAAGTATTAATGCCTCGCTGTCTAGTATGGGTTCCAATATGATTACGATTACTCCCTATAGTAATGAACCCGGAGGAGCAAGATTAGGCGGAAGCAGCTTTAAAACTTTAACGTATAAGGATGTGGAGGCCATGAAGAAAAGTGCGCCTGATATTGCCACCATCTCCCCGCTGGCCTCTTCGAGCGGACAGGCAATTAATGGAGCTAATAACTGGCCGACAAATATACAAGGGGTTAGTCCGGAGTACCTGGATATCAGAAAACTGGTGATCAAAGATGGAATTGTCTTCTCCGCTCAGGACGTAAGAGCATCAGCCAAAGTTTGTCTATTGGGTAAAACAGTTGTCGACAACCTTTTTCCAAATGGGGAAGATCCTATAGGAAAGGTGATCCGGTTTGGAAAAATCCCTTTCCAGGTTATCGGTGTACTGGTCCCTAAAGGATACAGCAATTTCGGACAGGATCAGGATGACCTGATTATCGCGCCTTATACAACCATTCAAAAAAGAATAACTTCTTCTATTTATTTTGGTAGTATTTATGCGTCTGCAATTAATGAAGGTGCTTCTGATGCTGCTGTGAATGAAATCAATTCGATTTTAAGAGAATCCCACCGTTTAAGACAGAACCAGGATAACGATTTTCAGGTCCGGACACAGGCGGAGTTAATGACCATGATGAATTCTACGAGCAGTATGATGACCGCTTTATTGACTGCGGTAGCTAGTATTTCATTGGTAATTGGCGGAATCGGGATCATGAACATCATGTATGTTTCTGTAACCGAAAGAACACGTGAAATAGGGTTAAGAATGTCTATTGGGGCAAGGGGGATTGATATTCTGCTTCAGTTTTTGATTGAAGCAGTTATGATCAGTATTACAGGTGGTGTAATTGGGGTGGTGATCGGGGTATCTGCGGCATTGATTGTCCCAAAAATGCTGAACTGGCCGACTGTAATTTCTGAGTTCTCTATTGTGATTTCCTTTTTGGTCTGCGCTGTAACAGGGATCTTCTTTGGCTATTATCCTGCATTAAAGGCATCGCGCCTTGATCCTATTGAGGCTTTACGTTATGAATAA